In Tachysurus vachellii isolate PV-2020 chromosome 10, HZAU_Pvac_v1, whole genome shotgun sequence, the following proteins share a genomic window:
- the LOC132852170 gene encoding uncharacterized protein LOC132852170 has protein sequence MDRTTSSASPLTENGESLRGTNIDNISRSIRTMRNVSIQITNFTDRYTLSNPRIYTSSGCCLNPPQPTVARKTSEACSFTKTRFSARGCVGVLAYKILKDEEDFVGDLVIMFSVPYDYIWYKNYLALGIYENQVSCDSDLLYKMYNLTGPFTRKWATGSEVMYSGQGVCVKGTMSPAGNSIMKVEFREL, from the exons ATGGACAGAACTACTAGCTCAGCATCACCTCTTACTGAGAATGGAGAGTCTTTGAGAGGCACCAACATTGACAATATATCCCGCAGTATACGTACCATGAGAAATGTGTCCATTCAAATTACCAATTTCACAGACAGGTACACCTTATCAAACCCAAG GATCTACACTAGCAGTGGATGTTGTCTTAATCCTCCTCAGCCTACAGTGGCAAGAAAGACCAGTGAAGCCTGCTCCTTTACCAAAACACGCTTTTCGGCACGCGGTTGTGTTGGAGTCCTGGCATACAAGATCCTTAAAGATGAAGAGGACTTTGTCGGGGATCTTGTCATAATGTTCTCTGTGCCTTATGACTACATTTGGTATAAAAACTATTTAGCTCTTGGTATTTATGAAAACCAAGTTTCATGTGATTCTGATctgctttataaaatgtataaccTGACAGGTCCATTTACCAGGAAATGGGCTACAGGAAGTGAAGTCATGTATTCTGGACAAGGAGTTTGTGTGAAGGGAACAATGTCCCCTGCAGGCAATTCAATAATGAAAGTTGAATTTCGAGAGTTGTAA